A stretch of Planococcus citri chromosome 5, ihPlaCitr1.1, whole genome shotgun sequence DNA encodes these proteins:
- the LOC135847022 gene encoding mucin-5AC-like, translated as MADKLTIEQLRKLQNLVLTTFDNQRKWLENPKTQKTARDLQRRIQYLRQQYHYLMQKIETSEVQIKVEGTFQCIITQAESVLRQLESNTRSVPTQILVKRSNSSVSTHIVSSVPSLTADQSPAPSPTASLSLAASLPADPSPAPQPAALSISAAPLVSSSPPNQPKRFDKSLPSNVSPVTATPAVQNSASASVTTSESPHESCVIISDASVSSFTPIESNSSSTVSQAVTHASPSESQPESHPSCVMSCIPRTSGHQSSAEISNDSSTATLASAAVTDTHSALPMQRSIVNTASVNASSNVTAHSDESTPHPPSMAAYNAFTAPLRAPAITARSVVVPTCTSTVSSICNSLPTLESASAALPETSVSAAATATLSVPPTAISSANDTAHDASLIVISCSNNPPTSTTASASNTTISRFSSAFSTLSFSPVSTQAMSASLAASKAHHTSRSIVSATPTHSYAQVVASNTSPVPVSACNAPITARNAPATANCAPVSMLRTPVPVPKIAARGAQPDTALAAPVLTLPAPVPVASVTSHPTLPVLESAFVSDVPNITSTSPLAPVPALTSVLAVPQEPLAPAATIVTIFARRTPVSSANTAPVDHVSNVIVSSNELAPHSPTPATAVAFPAPSRTCISSASCSAVSTFATTASSTVSAPVAAPTASASAAASRVHLAPNSIVSTSSECSHTLQTQIASAKSSFESVAVSTLHSAIQMVESSTPAHSASRIHAPTRSKFASYPAASCSALSPPSYALPAPVIVSASVNSLSASVFAQEVALSAPVSVRPGPVTAAPASAFVLQQAAPFSAQVSVNASFVASVPVSPAFVAAQLAPASTSAYVTALTTPASVIIAPECAPMSATSKFIASSNQITSYLFAAAAAVASAAPPNLPFILHLSKQSQLHCTTFSALQAASIISNSAPESTASNDHAFGRQTTINTPSVAAALNATPSQHVSVHQTVSMLPLKQCRSTLPFSAESSVSAFLAVFILLLTALSAGPALVSSSDQASESLTIPSHHFNTVAESSDSATSTTLNQLVAPIFIAYLPSTVRASILNSATEGLNSQFWATEDPHIDFYAHYANQADIVTFSMYPLALNHYSIVTRS; from the exons ATGGCAGATAAACTCACCATCGAGCAGCTTCGTAAGCTGCAAAACCTCGTATTGACCACATTCGACAACCAACGTAAGTGGTTAGAAAACCCAAAAACCCAGAAAACAGCTCGTGATCTCCAACGTCGTATTCAGTACCTACGTCAGCAGTATCACTACCTCATGCAGAAAATAGAAACCAGCGAAGTCCAAATCAAAGTCGAAGGTACGTTTCAGTGCATTATCACTCAAGCTGAATCTGTACTCAGACAGCTAGAATCGAATACGCGATCCGTTCCTACGCAAATTCTGGTAAAACGTTCAAACTCGTCTGTATCAACGCATATCGTATCGTCTGTACCTTCGTTAACCGCGGACCAGTCTCCGGCACCTTCGCCGACCGCATCGTTATCGTTAGCAGCATCGTTACCCGCTGACCCATCTCCGGCACCCCAGCCGGCCGCATTGTCGATATCAGCAGCTCCGTTAGTCTCATCTTCGCCTCCGAATCAGCCCAAACGCTTCGATAAATCGCTACCTTCGAATGTATCGCCAGTAACCGCTACTCCAGCAGTACAGAATTCGGCATCTGCTTCAGTGACGACATCCGAATCGCCTCATGAGTCGTGCGTCATAATTTCTGACGCATCTGTGAGCTCATTTACTCCTATAGAATCGAATTCAAGCAGTACCGTATCTCAGGCAGTCACTCACGCTTCTCCGTCAGAGAGTCAACCAGAATCGCATCCGTCGTGCGTTATGTCGTGTATACCGCGCACTTCCGGTCATCAGAGTTCAGCTGAAATCTCCAACGACTCATCTACAGCAACGTTGGCTTCGGCGGCGGTGACAGATACGCATTCCGCGCTTCCAATGCAACGTAGCATCGTGAACACCGCGTCAGTCAACGCTTCATCGAACGTAACAGCTCATAGCGATGAGAGTACACCGCATCCGCCTTCCATGGCGGCATACAACGCGTTTACCGCGCCTCTCCGCGCACCAGCCATCACAGCACGCAGTGTGGTAGTCCCCACATGCACCAGCACCGTTTCCAGCATCTGTAATTCGCTTCCAACACTCGAATCCGCATCAGCAGCACTGCCAGAAACATCTGTTTCTGCCGCAGCAACCGCAACCCTATCCGTACCTCCGACAGCAATCAGCAGCGCAAATGACACGGCACATGACGCGTCATTGATCGTTATAAGTTGTAGCAACAATCCACCAACCAGTACAACAGCTTCCGCATCCAACACTACCATTTCTCGCTTCAGTTCCGCGTTCTCAACGCTCTCATTCTCGCCAGTCTCAACCCAAGCGATGTCCGCTTCATTGGCGGCATCCAAAGCGCACCACACATCACGTAGCATCGTCTCAGCAACACCTACGCATTCATACGCACAGGTAGTCGCATCCAACACGTCACCTGTACCAGTCTCAGCGTGTAACGCGCCAATCACCGCGCGCAACGCGCCAGCTACCGCAAACTGCGCACCAGTTTCAATGCTTCGTACACCGGTACCAGTCCCGAAAATCGCGGCGCGAGGTGCGCAACCAGACACCGCACTCGCCGCTCCAGTTTTGACGCTTCCTGCACCTGTTCCAGTTGCGTCAGTCACCTCGCATCCTACACTACCTGTACTAGAATCCGCATTCGTCAGTGATGTTCCTAACATCACCAGTACCTCGCCTCTGGCACCAGTACCTGCGCTCACATCTGTGTTAGCAGTACCTCAGGAGCCACTAGCGCCAGCAGCGACCATAGTAACAATTTTTGCACGCAGAACACCAGTTAGCAGTGCGAATACCGCGCCAGTTGACCACGTATCGAACGTAATAGTTTCTAGCAACGAGCTGGCACCGCATTCGCCTACCCCAGCAACAGCTGTCGCGTTTCCTGCTCCTTCACGCACCTGTATCAGCTCAGCGAGCTGTTCTGCAGTTTCCACATTTGCGACCACCGCTTCTAGTACCGTGTCCGCGCCAGTAGCCGCGCCAACAGCGTCTGCTTCGGCAGCGGCATCCAGAGTGCATCTTGCACCCAACAGCATCGTTTCTACGTCATCAGAGTGCTCACACACACTCCAGACGCAGATAGCCTCAGCCAAGTCATCATTCGAGTCCGTAGCAGTTTCTACACTGCACTCAGCAATTCAGATGGTCGAATCCTCGACCCCCGCACACTCAGCGTCGCGTATACACGCACCTACCAGATCCAAGTTTGCTTCGTATCCAGCAGCGTCTTGCTCCGCGCTTTCCCCACCAAGTTATGCGCTTCCGGCTCCAGTAATCGTATCCGCATCCGTGAACTCGCTATCCGCATCAGTATTCGCGCAAGAAGTCGCGCTATCCGCACCCGTGTCAGTGAGACCGGGCCCAGTAACAGCGGCGCCGGCCTCCGCATTTGTTCTACAGCAAGCGGCGCCATTCTCTGCTCAAGTGAGCGTCAATGCGTCATTTGTCGCATCAGTTCCAGTGTCTCCAGCGTTCGTAGCTGCGCAGTTAGCACCAGCGTCTACCTCCGCATACGTTACGGCACTTACCACACCAGCCTCCGTCATAATCGCACCCGAATGCGCACCTATGAGTGCTACCTCGAAGTTCATCGCATCTAGCAATCAGATCACATCGTATCTGTTCGCAGCGGCGGCGGCAGTGGCATCTGCTGCGCCTCCCAACTTACCATTCATCTTACACTTGTCTAAGCAGTCCCAGTTGCACTGCACTACATTTTCGGCGCTTCAAGCCGCCTCGATCATCTCTAATTCGGCTCCAGAGAGCACCGCATCGAATGACCACGCATTTGGCCGCCAGACAACGATAAATACGCCCTCAGTGGCGGCGGCACTTAACGCTACACCATCTCAGCACGTTTCAGTGCATCAGACCGTTTCAATGCTCCCTCTCAAGCAGTGTCGATCAACGTTACCCTTTTCTGCAGAATCGTCAGTTTCAGCCTTCTTGGCTGTGTTCATTTTGCTACTCACAGCATTGTCCGCAGGTCCGGCACTTGTCTCATCGTCAGATCAGGCCTCCGAGAGCCTAACCATACCTTCACACCACTTCAATACAGTAGCCGAATCATCTGATTCAGCCACCTCGACTACACTCAATCAACTCGTCGCTCCGATCTTTATAGCGTATTTACCCAGCACAGTACGTGCTTCGATCCTCAATTCGGCCACAGAAGGCCTCAACTCGCAGTTTTGGGCCACAGAAGACCCACACATCGATTTTTACGCTCATTACGCGAATCAGGCTGATATTGTCACCT TTAGTATGTATCCGTTAGCTTTGAATCATTATTCGATTGTTACTCGTTCGTAA